The proteins below are encoded in one region of Hordeum vulgare subsp. vulgare chromosome 3H, MorexV3_pseudomolecules_assembly, whole genome shotgun sequence:
- the LOC123440475 gene encoding peroxidase 2-like produces the protein MAALAAKLHVLMACALLLLAVGCQASPFWPLEVGFYHDKCPQAEAVVKAVMEKAISQNPGNGAAMIRMLFHDCFVEGCDASVLLDPTPFSPTPEKLSPPNDPSLRGFELIDAIKDAVEAACPGVVSCADIVAFAARDASCILSRGKVNFDMPSGRRDGTFSNASEPLRFLVPPDSNLGELVDSFVVKGLNAEDLVILSGAHTIGRSHCSSFVPDRLNAPSDINGGLAAFLRSQCPADATPGGNDPTVMQDVVTLNKLDRQYYKNVLSHTVLFTSDAALMTSEETARMVVDNANIPGWWEDRFEKAMVKMAGIEVKTGYQGQIRKNCRAINHY, from the exons ATGGCGGCTCTTGCTGCGAAGCTGCACGTTTTGATGGCTTGTGCATTGCTGCTCCTCGCCGTGGGATGCCAGGCCAGCCCTTTCTGGCCACTGGAGGTCGGGTTCTACCACGACAAGTGCCCCCAAGCGGAGGCCGTCGTCAAGGCCGTCATGGAGAAGGCCATCTCCCAgaaccccggcaatggcgccgccATGATCCGCATGCTCTTCCACGACTGTTTCGTTGAG GGTTGCGATGCTTCCGTCCTCCTGGACCCGACCCCGTTCAGCCCGACGCCGGAGAAGCTCAGCCCGCCGAACGACCCTTCCCTGCGCGGCTTTGAGCTGATTGACGCCATCAAGGACGCCGTCGAGGCCGCCTGCCCGGGGGTCGTCTCCTGCGCAGACATCGTCGCCTTCGCGGCCCGTGATGCGTCCTGCATCCTCAGCAGGGGCAAGGTAAACTTCGACATGCCGTCCGGCCGCCGCGACGGCACCTTCTCCAACGCCTCCGAGCCGCTCAGGTTCCTGGTCCCACCGGATTCCAACCTCGGCGAGCTCGTCGATAGCTTCGTGGTCAAGGGCCTCAACGCCGAGGACCTGGTCATCCTCTCCGGCGCGCACACCATCGGGCGCTCCCACTGCTCCTCCTTCGTCCCCGACCGCCTCAACGCCCCCTCCGACATCAACGGCGGCCTCGCAGCGTTCCTGAGGAGTCAGTGCCCGGCCGACGCGACGCCAGGAGGCAATGACCCGACGGTGATGCAGGACGTGGTGACGCTCAACAAGCTGGACAGACAGTACTACAAGAACGTGCTCTCGCACACGGTGCTCTTCACCTCCGACGCGGCGCTCATGACGTCGGAGGAGACAGCGAGAATGGTGGTGGACAATGCCAACATCCCCGGATGGTGGGAGGACAGGTTCGAGAAGGCCATGGTGAAGATGGCCGGCATCGAGGTCAAGACCGGCTACCAGGGCCAGATCAGGAAGAACTGCCGCGCAATCAACCACTACTAA